The Pseudomonadota bacterium genomic interval AGGAAAAAGAGCACCGTAAACAAGAAGCGCGCAATAATCGTCAGCGCGGCGTTATTCGGGAGTCGATTATCTGCGAGCATCGTATTTCTCCTGTTTGCGTAAGTTCGCGTCTACCATGTGCCGCTGTTTTCCATCGACGCCCACGGTTCCTGCAGCGGCAACGCGCCACCCGCTTGTAGCAGCTCGATGGAAATATTGTCGGGAGAGCGGACAAA includes:
- a CDS encoding lactoylglutathione lyase; this translates as FVRSPDNISIELLQAGGALPLQEPWASMENSGTW